A single window of Lytechinus variegatus isolate NC3 chromosome 8, Lvar_3.0, whole genome shotgun sequence DNA harbors:
- the LOC121420769 gene encoding probable G-protein coupled receptor 21, whose protein sequence is MALTTQSCLSCTLNVSDDSCTPSLLTSSFFVLCGIVTTISNIINLLALKFTKQCFSENTRISFQVVAIVDFSVGLFCCTFHSIRFSGIPITTLRSFDIIGVSVCSTLFNQSVMILSCISIDRYIAVTRPLRYNAIMTHGRMKLLLVSGILIGTITSSSSLLHKALTGIDDVIFASADIASNPIHIVYFIPIVTSAIVTAFCNIAMMRVARRHRRLIATQVIRKHPHQEPNQSMSDETVSYRNKDVRTVLAVTGAFYITWGAAVSSSIVSALTGIRIPCIARNLILVLTISNSFWNVLIYLLMKPLFRRTVSEMLRRWRR, encoded by the coding sequence ATGGCACTTACGACCCAGTCCTGTTTAAGCTGTACCTTGAATGTTTCTGATGACTCGTGTACGCCATCTCTTTTAACATCTTCTTTCTTTGTCTTATGTGGCATCGTAACAACAATATCTAACATCATAAACCTTCTTGCTCTCAAGTTCACAAAGCAATGCTTCAGCGAGAATACGCGGATCAGTTTCCAAGTCGTAGCGATCGTTGACTTCTCTGTCGGTTTATTTTGTTGTACTTTCCATTCAATCAGGTTTTCAGGGATACCTATTACCACGCTGCGTTCTTTCGATATCATCGGAGTGTCTGTCTGCTCCACGCTCTTCAATCAATCGGTCATGATCCTTTCCTGTATTAGTATCGATCGATATATCGCCGTCACAAGACCATTGCGATACAATGCGATAATGACACACGGTCGGATGAAGTTACTTCTAGTATCCGGAATCCTCATAGGAACGATAACTTCCTCTTCAAGTTTGCTCCACAAGGCACTGACTGGAatcgatgacgtcatttttgcgTCGGCAGACATAGCATCGAATCCGATCCACATCGTATATTTCATACCGATTGTTACGTCAGCAATTGTGACGGCATTTTGCAATATTGCGATGATGCGCGTCGCCAGAAGACACCGGCGGCTGATAGCGACTCAAGTCATTCGGAAGCACCCCCATCAAGAACCAAATCAATCAATGAGCGATGAAACAGTTTCGTATAGAAACAAAGACGTCAGGACAGTTCTTGCCGTGACGGGTGCATTTTATATCACGTGGGGTGCTGCGGTCTCTTCAAGCATCGTAAGCGCCTTGACTGGAATTCGAATCCCTTGTATCGCTAGAAACCTTATTCTCGTACTGACCATCAGTAACAGTTTCTGGAACGTGTTGATATACCTCCTGATGAAACCGTTATTCCGTCGTACCGTTTCAGAAATGCTCCGCAGATGGAGGCGTTGA